The following are from one region of the Thermoanaerobaculia bacterium genome:
- a CDS encoding multidrug efflux RND transporter permease subunit, with protein sequence MSAPDPPPAGRPSGGLSAPFLRRPIATTLLTVAVALFGGVAYTLLPVSPLPQVEFPTINVNAGLPGASPDTMASSVATPLERQFGRIAGITEMTSTSTLGSTNITLQFDLDRQIDAAARDVQAAINAARGQLPANLPSNPSYRKINPADAPILLLSLTSDLVDRARMYDLASTNLQQTLSEVPGVGQVIVGGGALPAVRVDVDPAELNQHGLSLEDVRAALVSANANRPKGEVASAERSWSLATSDQLLKASEYRPLVIHYENGAALRLSQVASVTDSVQDIRTGGLSNGRPAIIIIIFKQPGANIIDTVDRIRAIMPHLQALVPPSVKLSVVIDSTQTIRASVRDVEITLGIAIALVILVVFVFLRSPRSTLIPSVAVPVSLIGTFGVMYLLGYSLDNLSLMALTVATGFVVDDAIVVLENITRHLEEGLAPMEAAFRGAREIGFTVMSISISLVAVFIPILLMGGIIGRLFREFAVTLSVAIGVSLAVSLTTTAMMCGRLLRPKAEESHGRLYRASERGFDAIHRGYERSLQWVLRHQPLTLAVTLATMGATVFLYAKIPKGFFPQQDTGRIVGSIQADQDTSFQAMRKKLAQFVDTVMRDPAVESANGFVGGGTVNTGRMFISLKDRSRRNATADQVIGRLRGKLSHVPGARLVLQPIQDVRVGGRPSAARYQYTLQADDSRQLFEWAPRALAALKKVRQLTDVNSDQQDKGLETSVDIDRATASRLGITPQAIDNTLYDAFGQRQVSTMYTSLNQYHVILEAAPRFWQSPEGLKSIYVRASSGNLVPLSAFAHDAPSTAPLAVNHQGQFPSVTISFNLPPGVALGDAVSAIQRARSSIGLPAAIRGSFTGTAQAFQASLANEPILILAALLTVYIVLGVLYESVIHPITILSTLPSAGVGALLALLLTHNELTVIALIGIILLIGIVKKNAILMIDFAIEAERTEGRKPEDAIYQACLLRFRPITMTTMAALLGGLPLAIGGGTGSELRRPLGIAIVGGLVFSQMLTLYTTPVVYLYLDRFRMRWARVRRREARLAPIGEGA encoded by the coding sequence GGCCGTCGGGAGGACTCTCCGCTCCGTTCCTCCGCCGGCCGATCGCGACGACCCTGCTGACGGTCGCGGTCGCGCTCTTCGGGGGCGTCGCGTACACGCTCCTTCCGGTCTCTCCGCTGCCGCAGGTCGAATTCCCGACGATCAACGTCAACGCGGGACTCCCGGGCGCCTCGCCGGACACGATGGCGTCGTCGGTGGCGACCCCGCTCGAGCGCCAGTTCGGCCGGATCGCGGGAATCACCGAAATGACGTCGACGTCGACGCTCGGCTCGACGAACATCACGCTGCAGTTCGATCTCGACCGGCAGATCGACGCCGCGGCGCGGGACGTCCAGGCGGCGATCAACGCCGCGCGCGGCCAGCTCCCCGCGAACCTGCCGAGCAATCCCTCTTACCGGAAGATCAACCCGGCCGATGCGCCCATCCTGCTCCTCTCGCTGACCTCCGATCTCGTGGATCGCGCCCGGATGTACGACCTCGCGTCGACCAACCTGCAGCAGACCCTCTCGGAGGTGCCGGGCGTCGGCCAGGTGATCGTCGGCGGGGGCGCGCTGCCGGCGGTCCGGGTCGACGTCGATCCGGCGGAGCTCAACCAGCACGGCCTCTCGCTGGAGGACGTCCGCGCGGCGCTCGTCTCGGCGAACGCGAATCGCCCGAAAGGGGAGGTCGCGAGCGCCGAGCGCTCCTGGTCGCTCGCGACGAGCGACCAGCTGCTGAAGGCGAGCGAGTACCGCCCGCTCGTGATCCACTACGAGAACGGGGCCGCGCTCCGGCTCTCCCAGGTCGCGTCGGTCACCGATTCGGTCCAGGACATCCGCACGGGAGGACTGTCGAACGGGCGGCCCGCGATCATCATCATCATCTTCAAGCAGCCGGGCGCCAACATCATCGACACCGTCGACCGGATCCGCGCGATCATGCCGCACCTGCAGGCGCTCGTTCCGCCGAGCGTGAAGCTCTCCGTCGTCATCGATTCCACCCAGACGATCCGCGCGTCCGTCCGCGACGTCGAGATCACCCTGGGGATCGCGATCGCCCTCGTGATCCTGGTGGTCTTCGTGTTCCTCCGCAGCCCCCGGTCGACCCTGATCCCGAGCGTCGCGGTGCCGGTCTCGCTCATCGGCACCTTCGGGGTGATGTACCTGCTCGGGTACAGCCTGGACAACCTCTCGCTGATGGCGCTGACGGTCGCGACCGGCTTCGTCGTCGACGACGCGATCGTCGTCCTCGAGAACATCACCCGGCACCTCGAGGAAGGCCTGGCGCCCATGGAAGCGGCCTTCCGGGGCGCCCGGGAGATCGGATTCACGGTGATGTCGATCTCCATCTCCCTCGTCGCCGTGTTCATCCCGATCCTGCTGATGGGCGGGATCATCGGCCGCCTCTTCCGGGAATTCGCGGTGACCCTGTCGGTCGCGATCGGCGTGTCGCTCGCCGTCTCGCTGACGACGACGGCGATGATGTGCGGCCGGCTGCTCCGCCCGAAGGCGGAGGAGAGCCACGGGCGCCTCTATCGCGCGAGCGAACGGGGCTTCGACGCGATTCACCGCGGCTACGAGAGGTCGCTCCAGTGGGTTCTCCGGCATCAGCCGCTCACGCTCGCGGTCACGCTCGCGACGATGGGAGCGACGGTCTTCCTCTACGCGAAGATCCCGAAGGGATTCTTCCCTCAGCAGGACACCGGCCGCATCGTCGGATCGATCCAGGCGGACCAGGACACCTCGTTCCAGGCGATGCGGAAGAAGCTCGCGCAGTTCGTCGACACGGTCATGCGCGACCCGGCCGTCGAGAGCGCGAACGGGTTCGTCGGCGGCGGCACGGTGAATACCGGGCGGATGTTCATTTCCCTGAAAGACCGGTCGCGGCGGAACGCGACGGCCGATCAGGTCATCGGCCGCCTCCGCGGAAAGCTCTCGCACGTGCCGGGCGCGCGCCTCGTGCTGCAGCCGATCCAGGACGTCCGGGTCGGCGGGCGCCCTTCGGCGGCCCGGTACCAGTACACGCTCCAGGCGGACGATTCCCGCCAGCTCTTCGAGTGGGCGCCGCGGGCTCTCGCGGCCCTGAAGAAGGTCCGGCAGCTCACGGACGTCAACAGCGACCAGCAGGACAAGGGTCTCGAGACCTCCGTCGACATCGACCGCGCGACGGCATCGCGGCTGGGAATCACGCCCCAGGCGATCGACAACACGCTCTACGACGCTTTCGGCCAGCGACAGGTCTCGACGATGTACACGTCGCTCAACCAGTACCACGTGATCCTGGAGGCGGCCCCGCGGTTCTGGCAGAGCCCAGAGGGCCTGAAATCGATCTACGTGCGGGCGAGCTCCGGAAACCTGGTGCCGCTCTCCGCGTTCGCGCACGACGCCCCGTCGACGGCGCCGCTCGCCGTGAACCACCAGGGGCAGTTCCCGTCGGTGACGATCTCGTTCAACCTGCCGCCCGGGGTGGCGCTCGGCGACGCGGTGAGCGCGATCCAGCGGGCGCGGTCATCGATCGGGCTTCCCGCGGCGATCCGCGGCAGCTTCACCGGGACGGCGCAGGCGTTCCAGGCCTCGCTCGCCAACGAGCCGATCCTGATCCTCGCCGCCCTCCTGACCGTCTACATCGTTCTGGGCGTTCTGTATGAGAGCGTCATCCACCCGATCACGATCCTCTCGACACTTCCGTCGGCCGGGGTGGGCGCCCTGCTCGCGCTGCTCCTCACCCACAACGAGCTGACCGTGATCGCGCTGATCGGGATCATCCTGCTGATCGGGATCGTCAAGAAGAACGCGATCCTCATGATCGATTTCGCGATCGAGGCCGAGCGGACGGAGGGGAGGAAGCCCGAGGATGCGATCTACCAGGCCTGCCTGCTGCGGTTCCGCCCGATCACGATGACGACGATGGCGGCGCTCCTCGGCGGGCTGCCGCTCGCGATCGGCGGAGGCACGGGATCGGAGCTCCGTCGCCCGCTCGGCATAGCGATCGTCGGCGGACTGGTCTTTTCGCAGATGCTCACTCTCTACACGACCCCCGTCGTCTACCTGTACCTGGATCGTTTCCGGATGCGGTGGGCCCGCGTCCGGCGTCGGGAGGCGCGTCTGGCGCCGATCGGAGAGGGAGCGTGA